A region of Pyxidicoccus parkwaysis DNA encodes the following proteins:
- a CDS encoding SGNH/GDSL hydrolase family protein, whose translation MSVSYVALGDSTAVGVGAARGGGYPERLASRLRKDGLPVGLTNLGQSGARVRDVFTGQVKRAVATQPTLVSLGVGTNDIWRGTSVEEFQEDLDRIARRLKQTGAPLVMVNIADMALAPVAKLVPSALYEGRIEPFNAAIAEVARAHGLHLVDLYSASKEMIPQRPHFFSHDGFHPSDEGYEEWAELMLPTVRTLVVR comes from the coding sequence ATGAGCGTCAGCTACGTCGCCCTCGGCGACAGCACGGCGGTGGGAGTGGGGGCGGCGCGCGGCGGGGGCTACCCCGAGCGCCTCGCCTCGCGCCTGCGCAAGGACGGGCTCCCGGTGGGCCTCACCAACCTGGGGCAGAGCGGGGCCCGCGTCCGTGACGTCTTCACCGGTCAGGTGAAGCGCGCGGTGGCCACGCAGCCCACGCTGGTGTCGCTGGGCGTGGGCACCAACGACATCTGGCGCGGCACTTCTGTGGAGGAGTTCCAGGAGGACCTGGACCGCATCGCCCGCCGGCTGAAGCAGACGGGCGCGCCGCTGGTGATGGTGAACATCGCGGACATGGCCCTGGCGCCAGTGGCGAAGCTGGTGCCGAGCGCCCTCTACGAGGGCCGCATCGAGCCCTTCAACGCGGCCATTGCGGAGGTGGCGCGCGCGCACGGGCTGCACCTGGTGGACCTGTACTCGGCCAGCAAGGAGATGATTCCCCAGCGCCCGCACTTCTTCTCGCACGACGGCTTCCACCCGTCCGACGAGGGCTACGAGGAGTGGGCGGAGCTGATGCTGCCCACGGTGCGCACGCTGGTGGTGCGCTGA